A genomic region of Gossypium hirsutum isolate 1008001.06 chromosome D01, Gossypium_hirsutum_v2.1, whole genome shotgun sequence contains the following coding sequences:
- the LOC107921248 gene encoding mavicyanin isoform X3, with product MEDKIGRLIILIICCSILKGAVSQVYSVGDESGWSSEVDYGSWSEKYNFTVGDVLEFTYNKGQHNVFEVTESTYRTCDASSGVLAKYESGDDKVELTESKKYWFICNVSGHCIGGMRFGVDVKAGNTSSTNLDPTPSANSGNAFDTWSLGLRIFAFQFLLRLFC from the exons ATGGAAGACAAGATTGGCAGGCTAATCATTCTTATCATATGTTGTTCAATACTGAAAGGAGCCGTATCTCAAGTTTACAGTGTTGGTGATGAAAGCGGATGGAGCTCCGAGGTTGACTATGGTTCCTGGTCGGAGAAATACAATTTCACCGTCGGCGATGTTCTAG AATTTACATATAACAAGGGGCAACACAATGTGTTTGAAGTGACAGAGTCTACATATAGAACATGTGATGCGAGCAgtggagtattagccaagtatGAGAGCGGAGATGATAAAGTTGAGCTCACTGAATCAAAGAAGTATTGGTTCATCTGCAATGTAAGTGGGCATTGCATTGGGGGAATGAGGTTTGGTGTCGATGTTAAAGCAGGGAATACTAGCAGTACTAATTTGGACCCAACTCCATCAGCCAACTCTGGCAATGCCTTTGATACATGGAGTTTGGGTCTCCGCATTTTTGCATTTCAATTTCTTCTCCGTTTGTTTTGTTGA
- the LOC107921248 gene encoding uclacyanin-3 isoform X4, whose protein sequence is MEDKIGRLIILIICCSILKGAVSQVYSVGDESGWSSEVDYGSWSEKYNFTVGDVLVTESTYRTCDASSGVLAKYESGDDKVELTESKKYWFICNQSLKKVIPNVALGTGMVIVELLMIVIIISNASVVFSHSVKLPTSGSHCPHQEFETDCPLVSPSQPP, encoded by the exons ATGGAAGACAAGATTGGCAGGCTAATCATTCTTATCATATGTTGTTCAATACTGAAAGGAGCCGTATCTCAAGTTTACAGTGTTGGTGATGAAAGCGGATGGAGCTCCGAGGTTGACTATGGTTCCTGGTCGGAGAAATACAATTTCACCGTCGGCGATGTTCTAG TGACAGAGTCTACATATAGAACATGTGATGCGAGCAgtggagtattagccaagtatGAGAGCGGAGATGATAAAGTTGAGCTCACTGAATCAAAGAAGTATTGGTTCATCTGCAAT CAGAGCTTGAAGAAGGTCATCCCAAATGTTGCTTTGGGAACTGGAATGGTGATTGTGGAGCTGCTAATGATTGTAATAATTATATCCAATGCCTCTGTTGTGTTCTCTCACTCAGTTAAACTACCAACAAGTGGTTCACATTGCCCACATCAAGAATTTGAGACAGACTGCCCCCTTGTATCGCCATCACAGCCACCGTGA
- the LOC107920904 gene encoding pre-mRNA-splicing factor syf2 yields MEEERRVHPDCINASNPYHECVEYCFRKIAEAKARKDKSVTETPQPEHGQPVTPAAYQEQDVQPGIPEPEESPDDDSDRPVEENIEGDITNLTGRQKKLFELRLKMNEARKANQTAMVAEKKRMEALPESRGISKQKWLEERKKKIGKLLDANGLDLQNAYMLDTQEAAEAKYKKWEKDPAPFGWDVFNQKTLYNAYKKRTKNIDIDLEEYNRMKEADPEFYREASSLQYGKAPKTSEDKIEKMVKELKDREEKRKSFSRRRKFHEEKDIDSINDRNEHFNKKIERAFGKYTLEIKNNLERGTALPD; encoded by the exons ATGGAAGAAGAGCGAAGAGTGCACCCGGATTGTATAAATGCATCAAATCCGTATCATGAATGCGTTGAATATTGCTTCCGGAAGATTGCTGAGGCCAAAGCTAGAAAGGATAAATCAGTGACAG AAACTCCGCAACCTGAGCATGGCCAGCCTGTTACACCTGCTGCTTATCAAGAACAAGATGTGCAACCTGGCATTCCAGAACCAGAAGAAAGCCCTGATGATGATAGTGACCGCCCTGTTGAGGAGAACATTGAAGGAGACATTACAAATCTTACAGGAAGACAGAAAAAACTATTCGAGTTGAGACTAAAGATG AATGAAGCGAGAAAAGCCAATCAAACAGCAATGGTGGCTGAAAAGAAAAGGATGGAAGCTCTGCCAGAATCTAGAGGAATTTCTAAGCAAAAGTGGCTGGAGGAAAGGAAGAAAAAGATAGGAAAATTACTAGATGCTAATGGTTTGGATTTGCAAAATGCGTATATGCTAGATACCCAAGAAGCAGCTGAGGCAAAATATAAGAAATGGGAAAAGGATCCTGCTCCATTTGGTTGGGATG TCTTCAATCAGAAGACATTGTACAATGCATACAAGAAGCGGACAAAGAACATTGATATTGACCTAGAAGAATATAACAGAATGAAAGAAGCAGATCCAGAGTTCTATCGTGAAGCTTCAAGCCTCCAATATGGGAAG GCACCTAAAACTTCAGAAGATAAGATTGAGAAGATGGTGAAGGAACTTAAAGACCGCGAAGAAAAGCGCAAGTCATTTAGCCGGAGGAGGAAGTTTCATGAAGAGAAGGATATTGATTCAATCAATGATCGTAATGAGCATTTCAACAAGAAGATTGAAAGGGCATTTGGAAAATACACtctggaaataaaaaataatcttgAACGTGGAACTGCATTGCCTGATTAA
- the LOC107921248 gene encoding chemocyanin isoform X1, with amino-acid sequence MEDKIGRLIILIICCSILKGAVSQVYSVGDESGWSSEVDYGSWSEKYNFTVGDVLEFTYNKGQHNVFEVTESTYRTCDASSGVLAKYESGDDKVELTESKKYWFICNQSLKKVIPNVALGTGMVIVELLMIVIIISNASVVFSHSVKLPTSGSHCPHQEFETDCPLVSPSQPP; translated from the exons ATGGAAGACAAGATTGGCAGGCTAATCATTCTTATCATATGTTGTTCAATACTGAAAGGAGCCGTATCTCAAGTTTACAGTGTTGGTGATGAAAGCGGATGGAGCTCCGAGGTTGACTATGGTTCCTGGTCGGAGAAATACAATTTCACCGTCGGCGATGTTCTAG AATTTACATATAACAAGGGGCAACACAATGTGTTTGAAGTGACAGAGTCTACATATAGAACATGTGATGCGAGCAgtggagtattagccaagtatGAGAGCGGAGATGATAAAGTTGAGCTCACTGAATCAAAGAAGTATTGGTTCATCTGCAAT CAGAGCTTGAAGAAGGTCATCCCAAATGTTGCTTTGGGAACTGGAATGGTGATTGTGGAGCTGCTAATGATTGTAATAATTATATCCAATGCCTCTGTTGTGTTCTCTCACTCAGTTAAACTACCAACAAGTGGTTCACATTGCCCACATCAAGAATTTGAGACAGACTGCCCCCTTGTATCGCCATCACAGCCACCGTGA
- the LOC107921248 gene encoding uclacyanin-3 isoform X5 has product MEDKIGRLIILIICCSILKGAVSQVYSVGDESGWSSEVDYGSWSEKYNFTVGDVLVTESTYRTCDASSGVLAKYESGDDKVELTESKKYWFICNSLKKVIPNVALGTGMVIVELLMIVIIISNASVVFSHSVKLPTSGSHCPHQEFETDCPLVSPSQPP; this is encoded by the exons ATGGAAGACAAGATTGGCAGGCTAATCATTCTTATCATATGTTGTTCAATACTGAAAGGAGCCGTATCTCAAGTTTACAGTGTTGGTGATGAAAGCGGATGGAGCTCCGAGGTTGACTATGGTTCCTGGTCGGAGAAATACAATTTCACCGTCGGCGATGTTCTAG TGACAGAGTCTACATATAGAACATGTGATGCGAGCAgtggagtattagccaagtatGAGAGCGGAGATGATAAAGTTGAGCTCACTGAATCAAAGAAGTATTGGTTCATCTGCAAT AGCTTGAAGAAGGTCATCCCAAATGTTGCTTTGGGAACTGGAATGGTGATTGTGGAGCTGCTAATGATTGTAATAATTATATCCAATGCCTCTGTTGTGTTCTCTCACTCAGTTAAACTACCAACAAGTGGTTCACATTGCCCACATCAAGAATTTGAGACAGACTGCCCCCTTGTATCGCCATCACAGCCACCGTGA
- the LOC107921248 gene encoding chemocyanin isoform X2 has translation MEDKIGRLIILIICCSILKGAVSQVYSVGDESGWSSEVDYGSWSEKYNFTVGDVLEFTYNKGQHNVFEVTESTYRTCDASSGVLAKYESGDDKVELTESKKYWFICNSLKKVIPNVALGTGMVIVELLMIVIIISNASVVFSHSVKLPTSGSHCPHQEFETDCPLVSPSQPP, from the exons ATGGAAGACAAGATTGGCAGGCTAATCATTCTTATCATATGTTGTTCAATACTGAAAGGAGCCGTATCTCAAGTTTACAGTGTTGGTGATGAAAGCGGATGGAGCTCCGAGGTTGACTATGGTTCCTGGTCGGAGAAATACAATTTCACCGTCGGCGATGTTCTAG AATTTACATATAACAAGGGGCAACACAATGTGTTTGAAGTGACAGAGTCTACATATAGAACATGTGATGCGAGCAgtggagtattagccaagtatGAGAGCGGAGATGATAAAGTTGAGCTCACTGAATCAAAGAAGTATTGGTTCATCTGCAAT AGCTTGAAGAAGGTCATCCCAAATGTTGCTTTGGGAACTGGAATGGTGATTGTGGAGCTGCTAATGATTGTAATAATTATATCCAATGCCTCTGTTGTGTTCTCTCACTCAGTTAAACTACCAACAAGTGGTTCACATTGCCCACATCAAGAATTTGAGACAGACTGCCCCCTTGTATCGCCATCACAGCCACCGTGA